From Bacteriovorax sp. BAL6_X, the proteins below share one genomic window:
- a CDS encoding succinate dehydrogenase cytochrome b subunit yields the protein MSALRFYLTNSVAKKQVMGVTGLLLCGFLLSHMLGNFLLMVGADAFNKYAYTLTSNPLIYVAEAGLLVIFLTHLFMALKLTMENKAARPVNYYMKQPTGRGATFASSTMPYTGMLILFFIIMHLINFKYGSVYMTTLNGMEVRDLYKTVIEYFASPLNVGMYVVFMIVIGIHVSHGFWSAFQSIGFNHPKYMPAIKFLSKLYAVVLTVGYSTIAIWCHVKGGM from the coding sequence ATGTCAGCATTACGCTTTTACTTGACTAACTCCGTTGCTAAAAAGCAAGTTATGGGAGTTACAGGACTACTTCTGTGTGGATTCCTACTTTCACACATGCTTGGTAACTTTTTACTAATGGTTGGAGCAGACGCTTTTAACAAGTACGCTTACACGCTTACTTCTAACCCACTAATCTATGTTGCAGAAGCTGGTCTTCTTGTAATCTTTTTAACTCACCTCTTTATGGCCCTAAAACTTACGATGGAAAATAAAGCAGCTCGTCCAGTTAATTACTACATGAAGCAACCTACAGGCCGTGGAGCTACTTTCGCATCTTCAACAATGCCATACACAGGTATGTTAATTCTTTTCTTCATCATCATGCACTTAATTAACTTTAAGTATGGTTCTGTATATATGACAACATTAAATGGAATGGAAGTTCGCGACCTTTACAAGACTGTGATTGAGTACTTTGCTTCTCCTCTTAATGTGGGAATGTATGTAGTTTTCATGATTGTTATTGGAATTCACGTATCTCACGGGTTTTGGTCAGCATTCCAATCAATTGGATTTAACCACCCTAAGTATATGCCAGCGATCAAGTTTCTTTCAAAACTATACGCTGTTGTCTTAACTGTTGGATACTCAACAATCGCAATTTGGTGTCACGTTAAGGGAGGAATGTAA
- a CDS encoding fumarate reductase/succinate dehydrogenase flavoprotein subunit, translating into MTNMNIKKMDGKVPAGDDITKVWTQHKFNMKLVNPANRRKFEVIVVGSGLAGASAAATLGEQGYNVKCFCLQDSARRAHSIAAQGGVNAAKNYPNDGDSIWRLFYDTVKGGDYRAREANVYRLAEVANNIIDQCAAQGVPFAREYGGTLSNRSFGGAQVSRTFYARGQTGQQLLLGAYSSLMKEVGRGKVQMLTRREMVDLVMVDGRARGIITRNVITGEFEKHAADAVLMCTGGYGNVYYLSTNAMTSNGSAAWKAYKKGAMFANPCFTQIHPTCIPRHGENQSKLTLMSESLRNDGRVWVPKVAGDHRAPNDIPEEERDYYLERKYPSFGNLVPRDVASRNAKEQIDQGKSVRAGEEAVYLDFATAIERDGEDAIKERYGNLFDMYERITDENPYKVPMRIYPAVHYTMGGLWVDYNLQTTVPGLFALGEANFSDHGANRLGASALMQGLADGYFVAPFTVPNYLASEKLMGNKVGTDHPEFDKALTESKNRFSKLLSINGTRSVESIHKELGQIMWNHVGMARDEKTLKAGIEKIKKLREVFWKDVKVTGTADGINIELEKANRLADFLELGELMARDALERPESCGGHFREESQTEENEALRDDNNFCHAAVWEYMGEGSEPIRNVEELDFPNVPLTQRSYK; encoded by the coding sequence ATGACTAATATGAATATCAAAAAAATGGATGGTAAAGTTCCTGCTGGTGACGATATCACTAAAGTATGGACTCAACATAAGTTTAATATGAAACTTGTTAACCCTGCCAACAGACGTAAGTTTGAAGTAATCGTTGTTGGTTCTGGTCTTGCTGGTGCATCAGCTGCTGCAACTCTAGGAGAGCAAGGTTACAATGTTAAATGTTTCTGTCTTCAAGACTCTGCAAGACGTGCACACTCGATTGCAGCTCAAGGTGGTGTTAACGCTGCTAAAAACTACCCAAATGATGGTGACTCAATCTGGCGTCTATTTTATGACACTGTAAAAGGTGGAGATTACCGTGCACGTGAAGCTAACGTTTATCGTCTGGCAGAAGTTGCAAACAATATTATCGACCAATGTGCGGCACAAGGTGTTCCTTTTGCACGTGAATACGGTGGAACTCTTTCTAACCGTTCATTTGGTGGTGCTCAAGTATCACGTACTTTCTATGCTAGAGGACAAACTGGTCAACAGCTTCTTCTAGGTGCTTACTCTTCTCTAATGAAAGAAGTAGGACGTGGAAAAGTTCAAATGCTAACTCGTCGTGAAATGGTCGACCTAGTAATGGTTGACGGTCGCGCACGTGGTATCATCACAAGAAACGTAATCACTGGTGAATTTGAAAAGCACGCAGCAGATGCAGTTCTTATGTGTACAGGTGGATACGGAAACGTTTACTACCTATCGACAAACGCAATGACTTCAAATGGTTCGGCAGCATGGAAGGCCTATAAGAAAGGTGCAATGTTTGCCAACCCATGTTTCACTCAAATTCACCCAACTTGTATCCCAAGACACGGTGAAAACCAGTCGAAACTAACTCTTATGTCAGAATCTCTAAGAAATGATGGACGAGTATGGGTTCCAAAAGTAGCCGGTGATCACAGAGCACCAAATGATATTCCAGAAGAAGAAAGAGATTACTATCTAGAAAGAAAGTATCCTTCATTTGGTAACCTTGTACCTCGTGACGTTGCTTCAAGAAATGCAAAAGAACAAATCGACCAAGGTAAGTCAGTACGAGCTGGTGAAGAAGCTGTTTATCTAGACTTCGCTACAGCAATCGAGCGTGATGGTGAAGACGCTATTAAAGAGCGCTACGGTAACCTTTTTGATATGTACGAAAGAATTACTGATGAAAACCCATATAAAGTTCCAATGAGAATCTACCCTGCTGTTCACTACACAATGGGTGGACTATGGGTTGACTACAACCTTCAAACAACTGTTCCAGGACTATTTGCTCTTGGTGAAGCGAACTTCTCAGACCACGGTGCAAACCGCCTAGGAGCATCTGCACTTATGCAAGGTCTAGCAGATGGTTACTTTGTTGCACCATTTACAGTTCCTAATTATTTAGCATCTGAAAAACTAATGGGGAATAAAGTTGGAACTGATCACCCAGAATTTGACAAGGCACTTACTGAATCAAAAAACAGATTCTCTAAGCTTCTTTCAATCAACGGAACAAGATCTGTTGAATCAATTCACAAAGAACTTGGTCAAATCATGTGGAACCATGTTGGTATGGCAAGAGATGAGAAGACTCTTAAGGCCGGAATTGAAAAGATTAAGAAACTTCGTGAAGTATTTTGGAAAGACGTTAAAGTTACAGGAACAGCAGATGGAATCAATATCGAGCTTGAAAAAGCTAACCGTCTTGCAGACTTCCTAGAGCTTGGTGAGCTAATGGCACGCGACGCTCTTGAAAGACCAGAGTCATGTGGTGGTCACTTCAGAGAAGAGTCTCAGACAGAAGAAAACGAAGCACTTCGTGATGACAATAACTTCTGCCACGCAGCTGTATGGGAATACATGGGTGAAGGTAGTGAGCCAATTAGAAACGTTGAAGAACTAGACTTCCCTAACGTTCCACTAACACAAAGAAGTTACAAATAA
- a CDS encoding succinate dehydrogenase/fumarate reductase iron-sulfur subunit — protein MTLHLKIWRQKNREDKGQMADYTLENVSPDASFLEMLDQLNEELIPQGVEPVAFDHDCREGICGMCSLMINGQAHGPEAETTTCQLHMRKFSDGDTIVIEPFRARAFPVEKDLMVDRSAFDEIIAAGGFVSVNTGNAQDANAILVPKEQADLAMDAAACIGCGACVASCKNASAMLFVSAKVSQMALLPQGQAEASQRVQNMVKKMDDLGFGNCTNEAECEASCPKGIEITNIARMNRELLKAAVTSKTTPTV, from the coding sequence ATGACACTTCATCTTAAAATCTGGCGTCAAAAGAATCGTGAAGATAAAGGTCAAATGGCCGACTATACATTAGAAAACGTTTCTCCGGATGCTTCATTTCTTGAAATGCTAGATCAGTTAAATGAGGAACTTATCCCACAAGGTGTTGAGCCAGTTGCTTTCGACCACGACTGTCGTGAAGGAATCTGTGGAATGTGTTCTCTAATGATCAACGGTCAAGCACATGGGCCAGAAGCTGAAACAACAACTTGTCAGCTTCACATGAGAAAATTTTCTGATGGTGACACGATCGTAATCGAGCCATTTAGAGCAAGAGCTTTTCCTGTTGAAAAAGACCTTATGGTTGATCGTAGTGCATTTGATGAAATCATCGCAGCAGGTGGCTTCGTTTCAGTTAACACTGGAAATGCACAAGATGCTAACGCAATCCTAGTTCCAAAAGAACAAGCTGACCTAGCAATGGATGCTGCTGCATGTATTGGTTGTGGAGCTTGTGTTGCTTCATGTAAGAACGCTTCTGCTATGCTTTTCGTATCAGCAAAAGTTTCTCAAATGGCACTTCTTCCACAAGGACAAGCAGAAGCTTCTCAACGTGTTCAAAACATGGTTAAGAAGATGGATGATCTTGGATTTGGTAACTGTACTAACGAAGCAGAATGTGAAGCTTCATGTCCGAAAGGAATTGAAATCACAAATATTGCTCGTATGAACAGAGAGCTACTAAAAGCAGCTGTTACTTCTAAAACGACACCAACTGTTTAA
- a CDS encoding redoxin domain-containing protein has protein sequence MKILVSLLMTTLTLALSPGDKAPQFSLKNQNNEIIKLSTLKGEKVILEWYNDGCPFVRKHYDSMNMQQTQKLAKERGYHWLSINSSNVGKQGYIKDAQAATNRLKIEKSHATHFLIDTDGTVGKLYNAKTTPEIFIINENGIIEYMGAIDSIPSADKSDIQNARNYVRNALDQLKENKKVSPARTKPYGCSVKY, from the coding sequence ATGAAAATCTTAGTTTCTCTCTTAATGACAACACTTACACTTGCTTTATCACCCGGTGACAAAGCACCACAATTCTCTCTTAAGAATCAAAATAACGAAATAATAAAGCTCTCAACTCTTAAAGGTGAGAAGGTCATTCTTGAGTGGTATAATGATGGCTGTCCCTTTGTTAGAAAGCACTATGACTCAATGAATATGCAACAAACCCAGAAACTAGCAAAAGAAAGAGGTTATCACTGGCTTTCTATCAACTCATCTAATGTTGGCAAGCAGGGATATATCAAGGACGCACAAGCTGCAACGAATCGACTTAAAATCGAGAAATCTCATGCGACTCACTTCCTCATTGATACGGATGGAACTGTTGGTAAGCTATATAACGCAAAGACAACTCCAGAGATTTTTATTATTAATGAAAATGGAATTATCGAATATATGGGTGCCATTGACAGCATCCCTTCGGCCGATAAAAGCGATATTCAAAATGCTCGAAACTATGTTAGAAACGCACTAGATCAACTTAAAGAGAATAAGAAAGTAAGTCCGGCCCGAACAAAACCGTATGGATGTAGTGTTAAGTACTAA
- a CDS encoding DUF2786 domain-containing protein codes for MFIYNENTQLFVKKIRLMACDIFASIGLSFKRSRLHYKGIMYPLTFVVNDSDKILGFYDPLIYQIGINKCFLTINDYKLLENVLKHELAHFLVHIECGIHEQAHGVEFRNIFKRFGWDESFSKSQVNLTAFVRTNDNITAKIQKLLELAKSENEFEAKLAAKKANDLIQKHNLNKLKLNHLTRSDINMKEFEDTYVRRVASFKRRNILHDCLYDILKEYAVSPVFSSGRGGGYLEIIGAKENVEAAHFIYDYTSKAMEGLWNQAKKSSNLKGVRARNSYYKSFTKSFLDELKGHQSKQISSREIIHIKGLAQAHRNRVYPRVSSQTSQATSFDANAWSLGAKAGKQFKMSKGIGQKSGTKLLSN; via the coding sequence ATGTTTATTTATAACGAAAATACCCAATTATTTGTAAAAAAAATCAGACTCATGGCATGTGATATTTTCGCAAGTATTGGCCTATCTTTTAAACGCTCGCGCCTCCATTATAAAGGTATCATGTATCCACTTACATTTGTGGTAAATGACTCTGATAAGATCCTAGGCTTCTACGATCCCCTAATTTATCAGATTGGTATCAACAAATGCTTTCTTACGATTAACGATTACAAGCTCCTAGAGAATGTCTTAAAACATGAGCTGGCCCATTTCCTCGTGCATATTGAATGTGGCATTCACGAACAGGCCCACGGCGTAGAGTTTAGAAATATATTTAAACGCTTTGGTTGGGATGAGAGCTTCTCAAAGTCTCAAGTCAACCTTACGGCCTTCGTTAGAACAAATGACAATATTACGGCAAAAATTCAAAAGCTCCTTGAACTTGCTAAGTCGGAAAATGAATTTGAGGCGAAGCTTGCAGCAAAGAAGGCCAACGACCTAATCCAAAAGCATAACCTAAATAAGCTAAAACTTAATCATTTAACACGTTCTGACATTAATATGAAAGAATTTGAAGATACTTATGTTAGACGTGTTGCCTCTTTTAAAAGGCGCAATATTCTTCATGACTGTCTTTACGATATTCTTAAAGAATATGCTGTCTCACCTGTTTTTAGCTCAGGTCGCGGTGGCGGTTATCTCGAAATCATCGGTGCCAAAGAAAATGTTGAAGCCGCTCATTTTATTTATGACTATACATCTAAAGCAATGGAGGGCCTGTGGAATCAGGCAAAGAAGTCATCAAATTTAAAAGGAGTTCGAGCACGTAACTCCTACTACAAAAGCTTTACCAAATCGTTTCTAGACGAGTTAAAAGGTCACCAAAGTAAACAGATTAGCTCTCGTGAAATTATCCATATAAAAGGACTAGCACAGGCCCATAGAAATCGAGTCTACCCTCGTGTATCATCACAAACAAGTCAGGCTACTAGCTTTGATGCAAATGCATGGAGTCTTGGCGCTAAGGCCGGTAAACAATTCAAAATGAGTAAAGGTATTGGGCAAAAATCAGGCACTAAACTTCTAAGTAATTAA
- a CDS encoding 7-carboxy-7-deazaguanine synthase QueE, with translation MQQYLINDIYRATEGEGVFIGRSQVFVRFQGCAVGCINCDSMDTWSFEIEPTSIESIFEKVLEESYQGKINWISITGGDPLHPKHVPSVVALSKFLKEKGFKLNIEAAGTRVVDEVFENLDYISFDLKTPSTGVQTRLALIEKLAQNYDGKFQLKAVIADRKDFDYTLGAYRKLEESLGPVDFPWVLTPCFEPSEEFPMQRFIDIQEWNQLEGGPFRVIGQQHKWIYGADKKSV, from the coding sequence ATGCAGCAGTATCTTATTAACGACATTTACCGTGCGACAGAAGGAGAGGGTGTCTTTATTGGCCGCTCACAGGTCTTCGTGCGTTTTCAAGGTTGTGCCGTTGGTTGTATTAATTGTGACTCGATGGATACTTGGAGTTTTGAAATAGAGCCTACGTCTATTGAGTCGATATTTGAAAAGGTTCTAGAAGAGTCTTATCAAGGAAAAATTAATTGGATATCAATTACTGGAGGAGACCCTCTTCATCCTAAACATGTTCCAAGTGTAGTGGCCCTATCTAAATTTCTAAAAGAGAAAGGCTTTAAGCTTAACATTGAAGCAGCTGGAACACGTGTTGTTGATGAAGTTTTTGAAAACCTCGACTATATCTCATTTGACCTTAAAACACCTTCTACAGGTGTTCAAACACGTCTAGCATTAATTGAAAAACTTGCACAAAACTATGATGGAAAATTCCAGCTTAAAGCAGTTATCGCTGATCGTAAGGACTTTGATTATACATTAGGCGCTTATCGAAAACTAGAGGAGAGTCTAGGCCCAGTTGATTTTCCTTGGGTGCTAACTCCATGCTTTGAGCCAAGTGAAGAATTTCCGATGCAAAGATTCATCGATATTCAAGAGTGGAATCAGTTAGAAGGTGGACCCTTTAGAGTCATTGGTCAGCAGCACAAGTGGATTTATGGTGCAGATAAGAAAAGTGTTTAA
- a CDS encoding TraR/DksA C4-type zinc finger protein: protein MNRANSYLSDKQIAALKDALLADKERILNKNSEKEQYCMDKNELLDPLDEAVANVQTSQEIRFRNRENFYVKKINKALTKIEKGEYGLCDECDIEIGFDRLMARNTAELCIACKEEAEHEEKSNVYLKRSKSLGKTIAEIGKR from the coding sequence ATGAACAGAGCTAACTCGTATCTATCGGACAAGCAAATAGCTGCACTTAAAGATGCGCTACTTGCTGACAAAGAAAGAATTCTTAACAAAAACAGTGAGAAAGAGCAGTATTGCATGGACAAGAACGAACTACTTGACCCTCTAGACGAGGCAGTAGCAAACGTTCAAACATCGCAGGAAATTCGTTTCAGAAATCGTGAAAACTTCTACGTAAAGAAAATCAATAAAGCACTGACAAAAATCGAAAAAGGTGAATACGGCCTTTGCGATGAGTGTGATATTGAAATTGGTTTTGATCGCCTGATGGCGAGAAATACTGCTGAGCTTTGCATTGCATGTAAGGAAGAAGCTGAGCATGAAGAGAAATCGAATGTTTACTTAAAGCGTTCTAAATCTCTTGGAAAGACAATTGCTGAAATTGGTAAAAGATAA
- a CDS encoding group III truncated hemoglobin, giving the protein MTGNDYEINIIEKVTRTFYTKAINDVFIGYHFRKITAKNVPLANIDDFNEHLEVINAFWQSQLLGIKFPRPAAHLLEAHEYLNIRLGELGRWVILFKETLEEYREENPEFINAWEVKIDAFQTGFKKYFFKK; this is encoded by the coding sequence ATGACTGGCAATGATTACGAAATCAACATAATTGAGAAAGTTACTAGGACATTTTACACTAAGGCCATCAATGATGTTTTTATTGGTTATCACTTTAGAAAGATTACTGCCAAAAATGTCCCCCTAGCAAATATTGATGACTTTAATGAGCATTTAGAAGTTATCAACGCCTTTTGGCAGTCGCAGTTATTAGGAATTAAATTTCCACGCCCTGCGGCCCACCTACTTGAGGCCCATGAATACTTAAATATTCGCTTAGGCGAGCTTGGACGATGGGTAATATTGTTCAAGGAAACACTAGAAGAATATAGAGAAGAGAATCCTGAGTTCATTAATGCATGGGAAGTAAAGATCGACGCTTTTCAAACAGGATTTAAAAAGTACTTCTTTAAAAAATAA
- a CDS encoding DEAD/DEAH box helicase: MAKNTKEFVEIINMDLFSGFLKENKLSKPTEVQSEAIPEFLDGHNLQVQAQTGSGKTLSYLLPLFQKLKETESDLKTQKAGSPRAIILLPIKELAMQVSDECKKISHHAKMRVRLALGGEKGKKVSTLKKQTFDILIGGPGRIKSMLEKKEIRLDDLEFLVIDEADQLLDMGFMRELKAIRRHLTSSYQACLVSATMADDFDMLKADFFSGMQFKSISLVGSHGLSQTIETFNIALDYTEKNAMLDVFVKKEAKGSGIIFVNQKEKAVEVYNYMKQAKLVKNLYVSHGDISAKERSENFKKFKATGGILITTDMAARGIDIKTLQWVLNYDLPFEAVYYIHRSGRVGRAGRAGSVYNFVTKKDQKLITQINEAIKNQDTLKIDPIFLKSMAKKSGAKKATKKVVRRGKLPQKKTTSRTSSRTPSRTSKNSRGRRR, encoded by the coding sequence ATGGCAAAGAACACAAAAGAATTTGTTGAAATTATTAATATGGACCTGTTTTCAGGTTTCTTAAAAGAAAATAAGCTATCAAAGCCTACAGAGGTGCAGTCTGAAGCAATTCCTGAGTTTTTAGATGGCCACAATCTACAGGTACAGGCCCAAACAGGTAGCGGAAAGACCCTAAGTTATCTTCTTCCTTTATTTCAAAAGTTAAAAGAAACAGAATCTGATCTAAAGACTCAAAAAGCAGGTTCACCTCGTGCTATTATCTTACTTCCAATCAAAGAGCTTGCAATGCAGGTTTCTGATGAATGTAAGAAGATCTCTCACCATGCAAAGATGAGAGTTCGTCTTGCGCTTGGGGGTGAAAAGGGGAAGAAAGTAAGCACTCTTAAAAAGCAAACATTTGATATCCTTATTGGTGGTCCTGGACGTATTAAGTCGATGCTTGAAAAGAAAGAGATTCGACTAGATGATCTTGAATTTCTTGTTATTGATGAAGCAGATCAGCTTCTTGATATGGGCTTCATGCGTGAGCTTAAGGCCATTCGTCGCCATCTTACTTCTTCTTATCAAGCGTGTCTTGTTTCAGCGACAATGGCCGATGATTTCGATATGCTAAAGGCCGACTTCTTTTCAGGAATGCAATTTAAGTCGATTAGTTTAGTTGGCTCACATGGGCTTTCTCAAACCATTGAAACATTCAATATCGCTCTAGACTACACTGAGAAGAATGCCATGCTAGATGTTTTCGTTAAGAAGGAAGCAAAGGGTAGTGGGATTATCTTTGTTAATCAAAAAGAGAAGGCCGTTGAAGTATATAACTATATGAAGCAGGCCAAGCTTGTGAAAAATCTCTATGTTTCTCATGGTGATATTTCTGCTAAAGAAAGAAGTGAAAACTTTAAAAAGTTTAAAGCAACAGGTGGCATCTTAATCACAACAGATATGGCCGCTCGTGGAATTGATATTAAAACTCTTCAGTGGGTACTTAATTATGACCTTCCATTTGAAGCTGTTTACTATATTCACCGTTCTGGCCGTGTAGGACGTGCCGGTAGAGCTGGAAGTGTTTACAACTTTGTGACAAAAAAGGATCAGAAATTAATTACTCAAATCAATGAGGCCATTAAGAATCAGGATACTCTAAAGATTGATCCAATCTTTCTAAAGTCAATGGCCAAGAAATCAGGTGCCAAGAAGGCGACAAAGAAAGTTGTTAGAAGAGGGAAGCTTCCTCAAAAGAAAACTACTTCACGTACAAGCTCACGTACACCATCTCGTACATCAAAAAATTCTCGCGGCAGACGCCGTTAA
- the tgt gene encoding tRNA guanosine(34) transglycosylase Tgt gives MRIQDQVKEHFKFKVVHEDKNSGARAGVITTPHGEIPTPVFMPVGTHGAIKALPPNFLKDLDTKIILSNTYHLHLSPGSKLVQKAGGLHKFMNWDRPILTDSGGFQVFSLQRKSIKEEGAEFKDHKGKAIMLSPETSIQIQQELGSDIMMAFDECIPYPATREYTKNSIDRTHRWLDRCIDAWTNPKQALFGIIQGSTYDDYRDECLDELVKRDLPGYAIGGVSVGEGPELMEKIVKYTGPKMPKDKPRYVMGVGNPEDLCMIWEHGIDMSDCIIPTKFARGGTLFTKRGKIRIRHKNYRRDFFPIEPNCKCYCCENFTRAYVKHLFDSNEILGQVLATMHNIEFYKNMAEEAREAILKDRYNEWKADFLKSYNKDDGAKN, from the coding sequence ATGCGTATTCAAGATCAAGTCAAAGAACACTTCAAATTCAAAGTTGTCCACGAAGATAAAAACTCAGGAGCAAGAGCAGGTGTTATCACAACTCCTCACGGAGAAATTCCAACACCAGTTTTTATGCCAGTTGGTACTCACGGTGCAATCAAAGCACTTCCACCAAACTTCCTAAAGGACCTGGACACTAAAATTATTCTTTCAAATACATACCACCTTCATTTATCTCCAGGCTCAAAGCTGGTTCAAAAAGCAGGTGGGCTTCATAAATTTATGAATTGGGATAGACCAATTCTTACAGACTCTGGTGGATTCCAAGTATTCTCTCTTCAACGAAAGAGTATCAAAGAAGAAGGTGCAGAGTTTAAAGATCATAAAGGTAAAGCAATTATGCTCTCACCTGAGACATCAATCCAAATTCAACAAGAGCTTGGATCGGATATCATGATGGCATTTGATGAGTGTATACCATATCCTGCAACTCGTGAGTACACAAAGAACTCAATTGATCGTACTCACCGCTGGTTAGATCGTTGTATCGACGCTTGGACGAACCCAAAACAGGCCCTATTTGGAATCATCCAAGGTTCAACTTACGATGACTACAGAGATGAGTGTCTTGATGAGCTTGTTAAGCGCGACCTTCCAGGTTATGCCATAGGTGGTGTATCTGTTGGAGAAGGGCCTGAGCTTATGGAAAAAATCGTTAAGTACACGGGACCTAAAATGCCAAAAGATAAACCACGTTACGTAATGGGCGTTGGTAACCCGGAAGACCTTTGCATGATCTGGGAGCATGGAATCGATATGAGTGACTGTATCATTCCTACGAAATTTGCTCGCGGTGGAACTTTATTTACAAAACGTGGAAAAATCAGAATTCGTCACAAGAACTATCGTCGTGACTTCTTTCCAATTGAACCAAATTGTAAGTGTTACTGCTGTGAAAACTTCACTCGTGCATATGTTAAGCACTTATTTGATTCAAATGAGATCCTAGGACAAGTACTAGCAACTATGCACAATATTGAATTCTATAAGAATATGGCCGAAGAAGCTCGTGAAGCTATCTTAAAAGATCGCTACAATGAATGGAAAGCGGACTTCCTAAAGAGCTATAATAAAGATGACGGTGCAAAAAACTAA
- a CDS encoding aminotransferase class V-fold PLP-dependent enzyme, with translation MFENYKVPSELIPSDPRFGVGPSLIPTEFSVRLAETKAKLLGTSHRKPAVKNLVKEIQEGLAQFYNLPEGYEVVMGNGGATFLFDMIGLGLVRNKSVHYTCGEFSNKWFKSHNGIPWIEAQEFASEYGQGCEPQGSEVHADADMICFTLNETSTGVQTTTIPIVNDDTLVAVDATSGAGQIPLDISKIDCYFFSPQKVFASEGGLFVAIMSPKALKRAQEINGTDRYIPGIMNWQTAIDNSVKNQTYNTPSISTLFFLNEQVKLMNSQGGQRNAVDLARKKADMIYGWAQEESFLEAYVVDEKYRSTSVATINVDDKYEAAALIKVLEAQGVVNGIDSYRKLGKNQFRISLFHNVKFEDLQKLTKIISNAINQA, from the coding sequence ATGTTCGAAAATTATAAGGTACCAAGTGAATTAATTCCAAGCGATCCACGATTTGGTGTAGGTCCATCTTTAATACCAACTGAATTTTCAGTGCGACTTGCTGAGACAAAAGCAAAACTTTTGGGAACTTCTCACCGTAAGCCTGCTGTTAAAAATCTTGTCAAAGAAATTCAAGAAGGCCTAGCGCAATTCTATAATTTACCAGAAGGTTATGAAGTTGTAATGGGCAACGGTGGTGCAACTTTTCTATTTGATATGATTGGACTCGGCCTTGTTCGTAATAAAAGTGTTCACTATACTTGTGGAGAGTTCTCAAATAAGTGGTTTAAGTCACACAATGGAATCCCATGGATTGAGGCCCAAGAATTTGCTAGTGAGTATGGACAAGGTTGCGAACCACAAGGCTCAGAAGTGCATGCCGATGCAGACATGATCTGTTTCACTCTTAATGAAACATCAACTGGTGTACAGACAACGACAATTCCAATTGTAAATGATGATACTCTCGTGGCCGTTGATGCAACAAGTGGTGCGGGTCAGATACCTTTAGATATCTCAAAGATTGACTGCTACTTCTTTTCTCCGCAAAAAGTATTTGCTTCTGAGGGAGGGTTATTTGTTGCTATAATGTCTCCAAAGGCCCTTAAGAGAGCACAAGAAATTAATGGAACTGATCGCTATATTCCAGGGATTATGAATTGGCAGACGGCCATTGATAACTCAGTAAAGAATCAAACTTATAACACTCCAAGTATTTCAACTCTTTTCTTCCTTAATGAACAAGTAAAACTTATGAACTCACAAGGTGGGCAGAGGAATGCGGTTGATCTTGCACGCAAGAAAGCTGATATGATTTATGGTTGGGCACAGGAAGAAAGTTTCTTAGAAGCGTATGTTGTAGATGAGAAGTATCGCTCGACTTCAGTTGCGACAATCAATGTTGATGACAAGTACGAAGCGGCAGCTCTTATTAAAGTACTAGAAGCACAAGGTGTTGTGAACGGAATCGACTCTTATAGAAAGCTTGGTAAGAACCAGTTTAGAATTTCATTATTTCATAATGTAAAATTTGAAGACCTTCAAAAGCTTACAAAAATTATTTCAAACGCAATTAATCAAGCATAA